The following coding sequences are from one Musa acuminata AAA Group cultivar baxijiao chromosome BXJ2-4, Cavendish_Baxijiao_AAA, whole genome shotgun sequence window:
- the LOC103982677 gene encoding disease resistance protein RGA2, with the protein MAGEVLSAFLQVLFQTAFNLLQEELKLEHELEGKHKKLHNNVSMIKAVINKAEEKAHGDEPLKLWLENLRKVGYDAVDVLDELSYEAQRQQLISLSEVRDSFSMVNPKRSILRHIISRKIQDISERLDNLGKEVVTFNIRVGDASRHPEESDVLPMTTSLHPPVVLGREIDKHRILKMLLQADRMHKKSISVIPILGMCGVGKTTLVQLVSNDDVVMKHFELRLWVDVSHDFSVRRLTKAIIESTGSSAVDHINMDNLQKQLLNKISGRRYLLVLDNVWNENPEKWRNLRLPLLHGAEGSKILVTTRSEEVAKFMGTTSPYVLKGLSDENCWNLFSISIANQLLGVSDRSEWRSIIRREIEEFSGRDSEFQKAFSLSYQQLPPHLKPCFAYCSIIPEGCEFEKEFIVELWMAQNFIQPKGKSAEDLGSHYFDILVQRSFFGCSQSDYKRAKECSTMEIGKPCKVEPETRHLSLTLSQLEPNDKMKSNSPAQTDIFSEIYQCKGLYTVLLFGGSRKYSLKVPDRLGEELKSLRTLDLSNCDLKELPKSIGELKHLRCLRLHNTKLSSLPESLGRLYNLQTLGLRNCYSLEELPSDIKNLRNLRHLDLHLDDNSVEAMCILKSMPPHIGLLTNLQTLSRFVVSTKAGCGLGELKYLNSLHGELILSNLHLVRNPLEARKANLTNKNSIQSLQLQWNIGTSASEHVGYDESILATLQPHTNLKELRIIGYRARSFPSWLGDSAFTNLESLHLSSCNQCKYLPPLGKLPKLRELHIKGMESVAVMDHEFCGKEHGKFPKLEKLVFENIGSLQIWDEHKLRLLSMQEKESCPRLCGIPRFQSLTSLEMSSCGDWIWHSWPCLTSLTLLRLSRLPIKTLPSEAGRPHATLRSLKISYCNQLISLPDNWLPNGLVCFSIKHCPRLYSLPTGLENLKALEDLKIQHCGLGYLPELKNLTSLVHMEISGCHKVHRLPRNGLPITLQFLSINNCPELKKRCQAERGEDWPKIRNIFSVWMDEKLVSRRN; encoded by the exons atggCTGGTGAGGTTCTGTCAGCCTTCCTGCAAGTCTTGTTTCAGACGGCCTTTAACTTGTTGCAAGAGGAGCTGAAATTGGAGCACGAACTCGAAGGAAAACACAAGAAACTGCACAACAATGTCTCCATGATTAAAGCTGTCATAAATAAGGCTGAAGAAAAGGCGCACGGCGATGAACCACTGAAATTGTGGCTAGAGAATCTGAGGAAAGTCGGCTACGATGCAGTCGATGTGCTGGATGAGCTTTCTTACGAGGCTCAACGGCAGCAACTGATCTCCTTGTCAGAGGTACGTGATTCCTTCTCCATGGTGAATCCAAAACGTTCCATCCTTCGGCACATCATATCTCGTAAGATACAAGATATATCTGAGAGGCTCGATAATCTCGGGAAGGAGGTGGTGACCTTTAATATAAGAGTTGGGGATGCATCAAGGCACCCAGAAGAGAGTGATGTGCTTCCGATGACCACCTCACTCCATCCACCAGTCGTGCTAGGGAGGGAGATCGATAAGCACAGAATTTTGAAAATGCTACTACAAGCTGATAGGATGCATAAGAAAAGCATATCTGTGATCCCCATACTCGGAATGTGTGGTGTTGGGAAGACCACCCTCGTCCAGCTTGTCTCCAACGATGACGTTGTGATGAAGCATTTCGAGCTGAGATTGTGGGTTGATGTCTCACATGATTTCAGTGTAAGAAGGCTCACCAAAGCTATCATCGAATCCACAGGTAGCTCtgcagttgatcacatcaacatgGACAATCTTCAGAAGCAACTTCTTAATAAGATCAGTGGCAGAAGGTATCTGCTTGTCTTGGATAATGTCTGGAATGAAAACCCAGAAAAATGGCGTAACCTTAGACTGCCCTTACTCCATGGTGCTGAAGGGAGTAAGATATTGGTGACCACAAGAAGTGAAGAAGTTGCAAAATTCATGGGCACAACATCGCCCTATGTCTTGAAAGGCTTATCCGACGAGAACTGCTGGAATTTGTTCT CAATAAGTATTGCCAATCAGTTGCTTGGAGTGAGTGATAGAAGTGAGTGGAGATCCATCATAAGGAGGGAGATAGAGGAATTCTCTGGACGTGACAGTGAATTCCAAAAGGCCTTCAGCTTGAGCTATCAGCAATTGCCACCACATCTTAAGCCATGCTTTGCATACTGTTCCATAATTCCAGAAGGGTGCGAGTTCGAGAAGGAATTCATTGTCGAATTGTGGATGGCACAGAACTTCATCCAgcctaaaggaaaatctgctgaagACTTAGGCAGTCATTACTTTGATATCTTAGTGCAGAGGTCATTCTTTGGGTGCTCCCAGTCCGACTATAAAAGAG CTAAAGAATGTTCTACCATGGAAATTGGCAAGCCATGCAAGGTTGAGCCTGAAACTCGACATTTGTCATTGACTTTAAGCCAGTTGGAGCCAAATGACAAAATGAAATCAAATTCACCTGCTCAAACTGATATCTTTTCTGAAATATATCAATGTAAGGGCTTGTATACAGTTCTACTTTTCGGTGGTTCCAGAAAGTATAGTCTAAAGGTCCCTGACAGACTTGGAGAAGAACTTAAAAGCCTCCGTACTTTGGATTTGAGCAACTGTGACCTAAAGGAGTTACCCAAAtcaattggtgagttgaagcacctTCGCTGCCTTCGGCTTCACAATACAAAACTATCAAGTCTCCCTGAATCACTAGGTCGTCTGTACAATCTCCAGACATTGGGACTCAGAAATTGTTATTCTCTTGAGGAGCTGCCATCAGATATAAAAAATCTTCGTAACCTTCGCCATCTTGATCTTCATCTCGATGATAATTCAGTGGAAGCAATGTGTATATTGAAATCGATGCCACCACATATAGGACTGTTAACCAATCTTCAAACATTATCAAGATTTGTAGTAAGCACAAAGGCTGGTTGTGGGTTAGGAGAACTGAAATACTTGAACAGTCTCCATGGGGAACTTATCCTCTCAAATCTTCATCTCGTTCGAAATCCATTAGAAGCCAGGAAGGCAAACTTGACAAACAAGAATTCCATTCAGAGTTTGCAGTTGCAATGGAATATCGGTACATCAGCTTCTGAACATGTTGGATATGATGAAAGCATTCTAGCAACTCTCCAACCTCATACAAACCTTAAGGAGCTGAGGATAATAGGCTACAGAGCCCGATCATTTCCATCTTGGTTAGGTGACTCTGCTTTCACCAATCTTGAATCACTACATCTCTCCAGCTGCAATCAATGTAAATATCTTCCCCCACTTGGCAAATTGCCCAAGCTGCGAGAACTCCATATAAAAGGAATGGAAAGTGTGGCAGTCATGGATCATGAATTCTGTGGCAAGGAACATGGCAAATTCCCCAAATTGGAGAAGCTGGTTTTTGAGAACATAGGCAGTTTACAGATCTGGGATGAACATAAACTTCGTTTGCTGTCAATGCAAGAGAAAGAAAGTTGCCCGAGATTGTGTGGTATACCAAGATTTCAATCACTCACATCCTTAGAGATGTCAAGCTGTGGTGACTGGATTTGGCACTCATGGCCGTGTCTTACTTCCCTAACTTTGCTTCGTCTCAGCAGGTTACCAATAAAAACTCTGCCATCAGAAGCAGGCCGTCCACATGCTACCTTACGCAGCTTAAAGATCAGTTACTGCAATCAACTGATATCTTTGCCAGATAATTGGCTGCCAAATGGGCTTGTTTGTTTTAGTATTAAGCACTGTCCTAGGCTTTATTCTCTTCCAACAGGCCTAGAAAATCTCAAAGCACTAGAAGACTTGAAAATTCAACATTGTGGCCTAGGGTACCTCCCAGAGCTCAAGAACCTGACCTCGCTAGTTCACATGGAGATCTCAGGCTGCCATAAAGTGCACCGTCTTCCAAGGAATGGTCTGCCTATCACACTACAGTTCTTGAGCATCAATAATTGCCCTGAGCTCAAGAAACGATGCCAAGCTGAGAGAGGTGAAGATTGGCCCAAAATTAGAAATATCTTCTCTGTGTGGATGGATGAAAAACTAGTTAGTCGCAGAAACTAG
- the LOC103982676 gene encoding putative disease resistance protein RGA3 — protein sequence MELLSAVIPLLASNLVQLWEELQTAYGLDAELEKLQSSVAMIQAVLNDAQERQQIRNAVKHLLHELSQAAYDANDILDEVATERQRCQLIKYASVRNFLAPINPKRELFKREICLRVKDIEHRLDSIARRCPLSELTQRSAPRRQQSYQTTSLTPSLVLGRESDKQKIKNILLPMAEVTDHSITVISIFGMPGIGKTTLSQLVCNDESVKNHFELRLWVYVSQDFDMMMIMKTIIESIDGFQCDFVSLDNLQKELRKKLSGRRYLLVLDDVWHVSLQNWERIKTFLYSGAQGSKIIVTTRIEEVANFMATSPPYRLEGLSNDECWSLVCQYALARDRNAMVDLDPYKMYVVNKCRGLPLAAITLGYRLFRETDRSKWSAILQSEAWEFTSMDGYISHAVSLSYQYLPQYLKPCFAYFSIIPKGFEFEKEFIIQLWIAQNFIRPSGRERMEDIASDYFDSLMQSSFFQHSNFDHKSRRRRYIMHDVVHEFARHIAAEECSVVEPGKGWFGSASIRHLSLKYDLFDQNISNISPRLRGENNLSEEVYKCKGLHTLILVGGSMSYLMAVPDDLADRLQSLRTLNLSNLGLALLPESIGDLKHLRCLQIQNTNIIRLPESVSHLYNLQTLALRNCYFLEELPKDTRNLRKLRNLDLHLDGNSRMTLAPEGMHTRGNLRFMPPDIGLLTDLQTLSRYIVSTRLHCGLSQLRDLNNLHGELLIARLDLVFKAAEAVEANLMSKEHINRLELTWNYSNITEAVAQSIGYEEKEYVLKNLRPHTNLKELGIVGYGGTSFPTWVGDPSFSNLVTLWICNCDNCFNLPPLGQLPKLKYLYIKEMHRVQHLDCSFCGSNKQRFPSLEKLHLKTMSGLEEWCGADNCVLPSLRELVIKDCFALDQLKHKFPALTKLVIEASRSFAGLSDFPALKSLEVKTTDDWIWSSWSVVSLLPSLTLSGLQRRTFPFNIQGSHALIRRLEISHCNQLLSLPDDWLPTGLLYLAIKHCPELHTLPKGLPKLIKLEDLEIENCRHLMYLPVGLRNMASLARLEISDCPGLLCLPNDGFPSKLQFLSISNCPELRLQCLGMGDQGWYTLQHNLQVWIDGELQTSLVHHYPQFTQALNISRNKNKKFLFSYGNCGMQSQGKGVPQ from the exons ATGGAGCTTCTCTCGGCTGTCATTCCACTGTTGGCTTCCAATTTGGTTCAACTGTGGGAGGAACTGCAAACAGCCTACGGCCTTGATGCTGAGCTAGAAAAGCTGCAGAGCTCTGTCGCCATGATTCAAGCTGTACTGAATGATGCACAGGAGAGGCAACAGATTAGGAACGCGGTGAAGCATTTGCTGCATGAGCTCAGCCAGGCTGCATATGATGCAAATGATATCTTGGACGAGGTGGCAACCGAACGCCAACGCTGtcagctgatcaaatatgcatcgGTACGCAATTTCTTGGCCCCCATAAATCCTAAGCGTGAACTGTTCAAGCGAGAAATATGCCTCAGGGTAAAAGACATAGAACACAGACTAGATTCCATAGCAAGGAGATGCCCCTTATCTGAATTGACTCAGCGCAGTGCACCCCGGAGGCAGCAGAGTTATCAGACCACCTCGCTAACTCCTTCTCTGGTTCTTGGTCGTGAGAGTGATAAGCAAAAGATAAAGAATATATTGCTGCCAATGGCTGAGGTGACTGACCATAGCATCACAGTGATTTCTATCTTTGGGATGCCTGGTATAGGGAAGACGACTCTCTCTCAACTAGTCTGCAATGATGAGTCTGTGAAGAACCATTTTGAGCTTAGACTATGGGTTTATGTGTCTCAGGATTttgatatgatgatgattatgaagACCATCATTGAATCCATCGATGGTTTTCAGTGTGATTTTGTCAGCCTTGACAATCTTCAGAAAGAACTTAGAAAGAAGCTGAGTGGGAGGAGATACCTGCTTGTTCTGGATGATGTTTGGCATGTGAGCCTACAGAACTGGGAGAGAATAAAAACCTTCTTGTACTCCGGTGCTCAAGGAAGTAAGATAATAGTGACCACCAGAATCGAAGAAGTTGCTAACTTCATGGCAACCTCACCCCCTTACCGTTTGGAGGGACTATCGAATGATGAGTGCTGGTCTTTGGTTTGTCAATATGCATTGGCCCGAGATCGGAATGCAATGGTTGATCTTGATCCCTACAAGATGTATGTCGTCAACAAATGCAGAGGCTTGCCCTTGGCAGCTATAACTTTGGGCTATAGACTGTTCAGAGAAACTGACAGAAGCAAATGGAGTGCTATTTTACAGAGTGAGGCATGGGAATTCACCAGCATGGATGGATATATTTCGCATGCTGTCAGCTTAAGCTACCAATACTTGCCCCAATATCTTAAGCCATGCTTTGCGTACTTCTCCATAATTCCAAAAGGCTTCGAGTTTGAGAAGGAGTTCATCATTCAGCTATGGATAGCACAAAACTTCATTCGACCAAGTGGAAGGGAACGGATGGAAGATATTGCTAGTGACTACTTTGATTCCCTCATGCAGAGCTCATTCTTTCAGCACTCGAATTTTGACCACAAGAGTCGCCGACGTAGGTACATCATGCATGATGTTGTTCATGAATTTGCCCGACATATAGCAGCCGAGGAATGTTCTGTCGTGGAGCCTGGCAAAGGCTGGTTTGGCTCTGCCAGCATTCGCCATTTATCACTGAAATATGACCTATTTGATCAAAATATCTCGAACATATCGCCTCGATTAAGGGGAGAAAACAATCTATCTGAGGAAGTTTATAAATGCAAAGGCTTGCATACACTAATCCTGGTTGGCGGCTCTATGAGTTACCTGATGGCTGTTCCTGATGATCTTGCCGATAGACTTCAGAGCCTACGCACTCTAAATCTAAGCAATTTGGGATTGGCTCTGCTGCCTGAATCAATCGGTGATCTGAAGCATCTGCGCTGTCTCCAAATACAGAACACAAATATCATTAGACTGCCTGAATCTGTGTCTCACCTCTACAACCTGCAAACCTTGGCACTTAGGAATTGCTATTTTCTTGAAGAGCTTCCAAAGGATACAAGGAATCTGCGCAAGTTACGGAATCTTGATCTACATCTTGATGGTAATTCAAGAATGACATTGGCGCCGGAAGGAATGCACACAAGAGGCAATTTGAGATTTATGCCACCAGATATTGGATTGTTAACTGATCTTCAAACACTTTCAAGATATATTGTGAGCACAAGGCTTCACTGTGGTTTATCTCAGTTGAGGGACTTGAACAATCTCCATGGTGAACTTCTCATTGCAAGACTTGATCTTGTTTTCAAGGCAGCAGAAGCTGTTGAAGCAAACCTCATGAGCAAGGAACACATCAACAGGCTGGAGTTGACATGGAACTACAGTAATATAACTGAAGCAGTTGCACAAAGTATTGGATATGAGGAGAAAGAATATGTTCTAAAAAATCTCAGACCTCATACGAACCTGAAAGAGCTTGGAATAGTTGGGTATGGAGGAACATCATTTCCAACTTGGGTAGGAGATCCTTCCTTCTCCAATCTAGTGACCTTATGGATCTGCAACTGTGATAATTGTTTTAACCTCCCACCACTTGGCCAATTACCAAAGCTTAAATATCTATACATAAAAGAAATGCATCGGGTGCAGCACCTTGACTGCTCATTTTGTGGCAGTAACAAGCAAAGGTTTCCATCATTGGAGAAGCTACATCTAAAAACAATGTCAGGACTGGAAGAATGGTGTGGTGCTGATAACTGTGTTTTGCCTTCTCTTCGTGAGCTTGTTATCAAGGACTGCTTTGCTCTTGACCAATTAAAGCACAAATTTCCTGCTTTgacgaagttggtgatagaagcaTCCCGAAGTTTTGCTGGCCTATCTGACTTCCCAGCACTCAAATCACTAGAAGTGAAGACTACTGATGACTGGATTTGGAGTTCCTGGTCTGTTGTTTCCTTGCTTCCCTCCCTGACTCTCAGTGGACTGCAACGGAGAACCTTTCCTTTCAATATACAAGGTTCCCATGCTTTGATCCGTCGATTGGAAATTAGTCACTGCAATCAATTGTTATCATTACCGGATGATTGGCTCCCGACCGGCCTGTTGTACTTGGCCATCAAGCACTGCCCTGAGCTCCATACTCTTCCCAAAGGACTGCCAAAACTAATAAAGTTAGAGGACTTGGAGATCGAAAACTGCAGGCATCTCATGTATTTACCAGTTGGCCTCAGAAACATGGCCTCACTTGCACGTCTCGAGATCTCAGACTGTCCTGGCCTCTTGTGCTTGCCAAATGATGGTTTTCCAAGCAAACTTCAATTTTTGAGCATCAGTAACTGCCCAGAGCTCAGGCTACAATGCCTTGGGATGGGTGATCAAGGCTGGTACACTCTTCAGCACAATCTGCAGGTGTGGATAGATGGAGAACTACAAACTTCCTTGGTTCATCACTACCCTCAATTCACACAAGCACTGAATATATCAAG gaataaaaataaaaaattcctgTTTAGTTATGGAAATTGTGGAATGCAGAGTCAAGGTAAGGGTGTACCGCAATAA
- the LOC135611055 gene encoding probable ascorbate-specific transmembrane electron transporter 1: MAGFPGVKAAPFTYVSHVLAVASAAMVLVWCIHFRGGLAFESTNKSLIFNIHPVLMLIGFIIVGSEAIMSYKTLPLSHEVNKVIHLTLHAIALVLGAVGIYAAFKFHNESGIDNLYSLHSWVGLGTICLYGIQWIFGFVTFFFPGASPTLRGKSLPWHVLFGLFVYILAIATAELGFLEKLTFLESSGLYKYSSESFLVNFTALVVIFLGASVVISAIAPAHVDAPQGYSSILEN, translated from the exons ATGGCTGGCTTTCCTGGAGTGAAGGCGGCTCCGTTCACGTACGTGTCGCACGTGTTGGCGGTGGCGTCGGCGGCGATGGTCCTAGTGTGGTGCATCCACTTCCGCGGCGGCCTCGCCTTCGAGTCCACCAACAAATCCCTCATCTTTAAC ATTCATCCAGTTCTTATGCTGATTGGTTTTATTATTGTTGGGAGTGAAG CTATAATGAGCTACAAAACCCTGCCACTGAGTCATGAAGTGAATAAAGTTATCCATTTGACTCTTCATGCAATTGCTCTTGTACTCGGTGCTGTGGGAATTTATGCTGCCTTCAAGTTTCACAATGAAAGCGGAATAGATAACCTGTACAGCTTGCATTCTTGGGTTGGGCTCGGCACCATCTGTTTATATGGCATTCAG TGGATTTTTGGGTTCGTGACCTTTTTCTTTCCTGGTGCATCTCCAACGCTGAGAGGTAAGTCACTTCCTTGGCACGTACTATTTGGGTTGTTCGTCTACATATTGGCCATAGCCACCGCAGAGCTAGGCTTCTTGGAGAAACTCACTTTTCTGGAGAGCTCAGGCCTGTACAAATATAGCTCAGAGTCCTTCTTGGTAAACTTCACTGCTCTTGTCGTGATCTTTCTTGGAGCCTCAGTAGTGATTTCTGCTATTGCTCCTGCACATGTTGATGCTCCACAAGGTTATTCTTCTATATTGGAGAATTAA